One region of Paralichthys olivaceus isolate ysfri-2021 chromosome 12, ASM2471397v2, whole genome shotgun sequence genomic DNA includes:
- the lrrc9 gene encoding leucine-rich repeat-containing protein 9 isoform X3, whose translation MMLSDKLKQRGDEDAINELCLANGVCYEKIAQEGGNISSLEIFFSGFPRMVGLSFFPRLTQLTIVGQDIKHIEGLECCPLLRELWVVQCHLTEISGLENCAQLEKLYLYDNQICAINNLEQQINLEVLWLNNNCISRIQGLDTLQNLKELNLADNIIEKIGHSLDPNVGLQNLNLSGNGIRSFKELTRLAGLPHLRELSLRDPTSTPNPVCLLCNYVIHVLYHMPGLQRLDTYVVSSKQVKEVAESTVLKKMMYYNMRVHTAHRNLEETRLSLIERKKTLLQLPEECVRTLSHALRNLERELSKVLPACKKSACTLDDAPGGPTHPVDGSSNRWDPPTDVSCDPTMEPKIRIKIEALRERLTLWTRRLNEIEASHERDLAQATNMMEYTIQFLLMELESVGNIRLEEGSSTDPWFNSSCDLLLSRFSHSDFRVHGITGIKIDRVIRIFNSALRFRFEDKLHSLLASEDALIHSHRNYRRRLEHLFYVVDPEENNAMEEILCILEEGFKSAEQYKTSGKEGGIPLSNSLSVTEQPRIEHTLRQASQPDCKHSMDPVPFRHGQIIISKVYVGHSMPVREGDPVDRSSHHRVCSVYRNVDTKHRSATSDERPRSSKTHTGPECSPRRRQWFVFDRELVLPEYLVYFQYVTEKLEEPASPEHSKDRDETSNILLDKEVLNMEPVLKPQPKLLSLDDKILLDVARANVLSQITVLNLHGNSLSKIKEISCLTALRHLTISFNEFTRLDDISHMPNLEFLDASYNHLVALEGLRGLGRLKQLDVRWNQLTKAREDAAVLRKHTPALLKLDTRYNPWNRRETVRTTILGRLTTLTHLDDLMVTEEEAADAVAMAADSKINQASLLAHSRTNTNRPRSLSLLSTAQLLCLLNPAPWGLSQELEPDWTAMLTALNLDSQRISKLMNLNKLVNLRWASFNDNDISKLEGLQSCLKLEELSLNNNRISTLSGLSKLLCLNKLSVDGNQLSTLDASVLDQLPNLTFLSVENNCISSLHGIQRVRSLLELYIGNNQISTPRDIYYLKGLSNLIILDLYRNPLVEKLENYRIYMVFHLSSLKALDGTAVEVIESESAKDMFGGRLTSDMVAEKLGHSNYRDITYLTLQSCSIRSVDLSPADIFVSLRSVNLDHNNLTSFSGLVYLPNIKALCLNYNHIESILPRQRTQAHLTNRQILHSKVHSSGYGQQSSSRGKRETGPTGSREPLMGSLEVLHLSHNGIYSLANLQLSRLTNLKALFLQGNEISHVEGLEGLRQLRELVLDRNRIKSLAENSFIAQNVLLELHLEENRIRELNHLDPLTELRKLFLGMNRLQDVTELDKLEVLPSLTELSVVGNPVARNSLHRAPVVLHLSQLQVLDGVMVTVDERTRAELLSCDPSVRTVLSVPWSLSPYH comes from the exons ATGATGCTCAGTGACAAACTGAAGCAGCGCGGCGACGAGGACGCGATCAATGAACTG TGTTTGGCCAATGGAGTATGTTATGAAAAAATCGCGCAAGAAGGAGGCAACATCAGCTCCCTGGAGatcttcttctctggtttccCCCGTATGGTTGGCCTCTCTTTCTTCCCAAGGCTCACCCAGCTCACCATCGTGGGCCAGGACATTAAACACATAGAAGGTCTGGAGTGTTGTCCTCTGCTCCGAGAGCTCTGGGTCGTCCAGTGCCATCTGACA GAAATATCTGGACTAGAGAACTGTGCACAACTGGAGAAACTCTATCTTTATGACAATCAAATCTGTGCAATCAACAATTTAGAACAGCAGATCAACCTAGAAGTCCTGTGGCTTAACAATAACTGCATAAGTCGCATACAG GGCCTGGACACGCTTCAAAACCTTAAAGAACTAAACCTTGCCGACAACATTATTGAAAAGATTG GGCACAGCCTTGATCCTAATGTCGGCCTTCAAAATCTTAATCTGTCCGGGAACGGGATTCGCTCTTTTAAG GAGCTGACCCGGCTAGCCGGCTTACCCCATCTGAGAGAGCTATCGCTGAGAGACCCCACATCAACCCCAAACCCAGTGTGTCTGCTGTGTAACTATGTGATACACGTTCTGTACCACATGCCAGGCCTCCAGCGACTTGACACCTACGTCGTCTCGAGCAAACAAGTCAAAGAAGTTGCTGAG TCCACAGTCTTGAAGAAAATGATGTACTACAACATGCGAGTACACACTGCTCATAGGAACCTGGAAGAGACCCGGTTAAGTCTGATCGAGAGGAAGAAAACTCTGCTCCAGTTACCTGAGGAATGTGTCAGGACACTGAGTCATGCCCTCAGAAAT CTTGAACGTGAGCTCTCCAAGGTGCTGCCTGCTTGTAAGAAGTCTGCTTGCACATTGGACGATGCACCAGGAGGACCGACCCACCCAGTGGACGGTTCATCCAACAGATGGGATCCACCCACTGACGTCAGTTGTGATCCCACCATGGAGCCAAAAATACGCATCAAGATAGAAGCACTGAGGGAGAGACTGACACTATGGACGAGGAGGCTGAATGA GATTGAAGCTTCTCATGAGAGAGATTTGGCTCAAGCCACAAACATGATGGAATACACAATCCAGTTTCTGCTGATGGAGCTTGAAAGTGTTGGAAATATTCGATTGGAGGAGGGCAGCTCCACGGACCCTTG GTTTAATTCCTCATGCGACCTCCTCCTTTCCCGCTTCTCACACTCAGACTTCAGGGTTCACGGCATCACTGGCATTAAGATCGATAGAGTTATCCGCATCTTCAACAGCGCCTTGAGGTTTCGCTTCGAGGACAAACTTCACAGCCTGCTCGCCAGCGAAGACGCTCTTATCCATTCACA CAGGAATTACAGACGTCGGCTGGAGCACTTGTTCTACGTCGTTGACCCTGAAGAAAACAATGCGATGGAAGAAATTTTGTGTATTCTGGAGGAGGGCTTTAAATCTGCAGAACAATATAAG ACCTCAGGGAAAGAGGGTGGTATACCTCTATCCAACAGCTTGAGTGTGACTGAACAGCCCAGAATCGAACACACTCTGCGACAGGCCAGCCAACCTGACTGTAAGCACAGTATGGATCCAGTCCCATTCAGGCATG GTCAGATTATTATTTCCAAAGTGTACGTGGGTCACAGCATGCCTGTCCGAGAGGGAGATCCAGTTGACAGAAGCAGCCATCATAGAGTCTGCTCTGTATACCGCAATGTGGACACTAAGCACAGATCTGCAACGAGCGATG agaGACCTCGCtcctccaaaacacacactggtcCTGAGTGCAGCCCCAGGCGGAGACAGTGGTTTGTGTTTGACCGTGAACTCGTCTTGCCTGAGTACCTTGTATATTTTCAATATGTAACTGAG AAACTAGAAGAACCTGCATCACCAGAACACAgcaaagacagagatgaaactTCCAACATCCTTTTGGACAAGGAAGTCCTCAACATGGAACCTGTGCTCAAACCGCAGCCTAAGTTGTTGAGCTTGGATGACAAAATTCTGCTTGATGTGGCCAGAGCTAACGTCCTGAGTCAGATCACT GTACTGAACCTTCATGGTAACAGTCTGAGCAAGATAAAGGAGATTTCCTGCCTAACAGCTCTGCGGCATCTCACCATCAGCTTCAATGAGTTCACACGCCTCGATGACATTTCTCACATG CCTAACCTTGAGTTTTTGGATGCGAGCTACAACCACCTGGTGGCCCTCGAGGGGCTGAGGGGGTTGGGACGACTCAAACAGCTCGATGTGCGGTGGAACCAGTTGACCAAAGCCAGAGAAGATGCTGCAGttttaagaaaacacacacctgctcttCTGAAGCTTGACACCAGATACAACCCTTGGAACAGA CGGGAGACAGTCAGAACGACCATACTGGGACGTCTaacaacactcacacaccttgATGATCTGAtggtcacagaggaggaggctgctgatGCTGTTGCCATGGCTGCAGATTCCAAAATTAACCAG gcATCTCTTCTGGCTCACTCACGCACTAACACTAATCGACCCCGAAGTCTCAGCCTGCTATCGACAGCTcagctcctctgtcttctcAATCCAGCACCATGGGGGCTCAGCCAGGAGCTGGAGCCAGACTGGACAGCAATG CTCACAGCCCTGAACCTTGACAGCCAGAGGATTTCCAAGCTGATGAATCTGAATAAGCTGGTAAACCTGCGCTGGGCCTCCTTTAATGACAACGACATCTCTAAGCTGGAGGGACTGCAGAGTTGCCTGAAGCTGGAGGAGCTTTCTCTCAACAACAACAGAATCAGCACGCTCAGTG GCCTGTCAAAACTGCTTTGCCTAAATAAACTGAGTGTAGATGGGAATCAGCTCTCTACTCTGGATGCTTCAGTTCTCGATCAGCTTCCCAACCTGACCTTTCTGTCTGTGGAGAACAACTGCATCAGTTCCCTGCATGGCATCCAGAGGGTTCGCTCCCTGCTCGAACTCTATATTGGCAACAACCAGATCTCTACACCACGAGACATCTACTATCTAAAG GGACTGTCCAACCTCATCATTCTGGATCTTTATAGGAATCCTTTAGTGGAGAAACTAGAGAACTATCGGATATATATGGTGTTCCACCTGTCCTCGCTGAAAGCTCTGGACGGGACTGCAGTC GAAGTAATTGAGTCTGAAAGTGCAAAGGACATGTTTGGAGGAAGACTAACCTCTGACATGGTGGCAGAGAAGCTGGGCCACTCTAACTACAGAGACATCACCTACCTCACTCTGCAGTCCTGCTCTATTAG GAGTGTTGACCTGTCTCCAGCAGACATATTCGTTAGCCTGCGCAGTGTCAACTTGGACCACAACAACCTCACCTCTTTTTCAGGCCTCGTTTACCTGCCGAACATCAAG GCTCTGTGTCTGAACTACAACCACATCGAGTCCATTCTACCCAGGCAGcggactcaggctcatctgacaaacagacagatccTCCACAGCAAAGTCCACTCCAGTGGTTACGGTCAGCAGAGTTCATCAAGAGGCAAAAG GGAAACTGGGCCCACTGGCAGCCGGGAGCCACTGATGGGCAGCCTGGAGGTGCTGCATTTGAGTCACAATGGAATCTACAGTTTGGCCAATCTGCAGCTCAGCAGGCTCACCAATCTTAAAGCCCTTTTCCTTCAAG GTAATGAAATCAGCCACGTGGAAGGGTTAGAGGGGCTTCGCCAGCTCAGAGAACTTGTCCTAGACAGGAACCGCATCAAATCTCTGGCTGAGAACTCCTTCATCGCTCAGAACGTTCTGCTGGAGCTGCACCTAGAAGAGAACCGCATCCGGGAGCTCAACCATCTCGATCCTTTGACCGAGCTCCGCAAGCTGTTTCTTGGCATGAACAGGCTGCAG GATGTCACAGAGCTCGACAAACTAGAAGTTCTTCCATCGCTGACAGAGCTCTCAGTGGTTGGAAATCCT GTGGCCCGCAACTCTCTCCACAGAGCACCAGTGGTGCTTCATCTGTCCCAGCTGCAGGTCCTGGATGGAGTGATGGTCACTGTCGATGAAAGGACCAGGGCTGAACTCCTCAGTTGTGATCCATCAGTAAGAA CTGTGCTCTCAGTGCCCTGGAGCCTCTCTCCCTACCACTGA